A region of the Centropristis striata isolate RG_2023a ecotype Rhode Island chromosome 20, C.striata_1.0, whole genome shotgun sequence genome:
AATTCAGATACTCAAGCTATAAAATATATTGAGTGCAAAATGTGACAGTCAAGGGGAACCATAGCCATTCTAAATACTTTCCTTTTTACCTGTCAAAAAATTACGAAAAGCACTTGAATGCAGCATCAAACCTGCATTGACATGTTACTTTATATAAGTTAATGTAAGTATTATCTAATCACTCAATTCTACTTatacaataaaaattaaaagtcaTTGCAGAAAAATACCCTTGTAATCATATTGTGTTATATGATACATAATTAGATTATTAGTACTAGTGTATTCATGTAAATGCATGCAGGATTTTGCTGTTAGTTGAGGTGGAGCtaattttttaaacagttttgtaAAGGACTCAGCTTAtgcttatttacattattaaataatctgctgattatttccaATAGCCAATTGATTGTTTTCTAGAAAGACTGAAAATATGCCATCACAGTTACCGAGATAAAAGCTTCACATTGCTTGTATTGTCTAACAAACAGTCCAAacattgaaattattatttttttaaagtaaaaaaccaatcaattttctgtcaattggctaatacatttacatttacatttacatttagtcatttagcagacgcttttatccaaagcgacttacaggaagagtaaaaagcaaacaatcaaggtatagtgcaataagagctattagtgctagtgacaattctttgaggagtagacttatcatgtggtctaggagagaagatgctctctgaagagctgggtcttcaggagttttttttaaaggtaataGATCAATGGTGTACTTGTACATACTGTTTGGTAGTTTAATTTACATCGAAGCATAATTCATcataataaaatatgatgatTTGTGGGCAAAAGATGAAGTAGTGGCATAAAAGAAATGCAATGTATCCTACCACAAATCTGCAGGCTATAAAGTACAGAATCTGAGGAAATAGCCTGCTTAgttattccaccactggttatcaTTAACTTTGGGaacttcaaataataaaaaatgatcttGGATATTGTAATGATAtatgctccttttttttctcttgatagTTGTCCTCATTTTTCAAATGAGTGTTATTTATTCAGATGAGGGCAATAATTATTCTTGGCAGGATCCCTGGATCTAAATCCgaaaaaattggtcttttttttcttttctttttttacctgcctgcaggatttctaaaggaaaacacacacacaaaaaacacattttctcaaagTTTCTGTTTCTCATAAGTCTAAAAACTAGACAGGCACCACACCGCTGACTTCACATCCGCCCGCAGCCTGTCGTGTTTCCTGCCTTTGCTGAGGGAGGGGACGGTGCTGACGGCTGGGAGGACGAAAGGAGAGACAAGAAAGCTTTTGGGAAGATATAAGAGAGTGGGGAACGGCCCGGGTTTCCACCGTCCGTCGGGAAATAAACACCCCATTTTTCTGTAGCTGCTGAGTTTGTCACCGAATCGGCGCTGAAAATGACCAGTCGTCAGCATAGCGAGAGCAGGGCCATCCCGACCAGGACGGTGTTGATCAACGACACAACGCAGCTACCTCATGACTATTGTACCACCCCTGGAGGCACTTTATTCTCTACCACTCCCGGAGGTGAGGGGGCAACCTGCctacttatcttttttattatgaCAGTGGGGGATAATGATCATTTTGCGGTGTTTGCACTCTCAGATGAACTGTTCATGTCACTGTGGCCTATAGGCTGCCTTGTCATactgatcaaaacaaaaacaagccttAGCCCCGCCCCTGGGCTCTGTCGCGGCTGTCTAATTGGTTGGTTTGCAGCGCAGAGATTCTGATGAATGCATTGTTACCTATTGCTGTATGAATAAAGCAGGTGAAGCTGTTCAACCACCCAATGCAAACAGCAATGTTATAACCAGCAGCTTAAAGCAAACGCTTGTGTATTGGCACATTGCAAGGTATGATAAGGAAGTAATGGATCTAGGATACTGTACACACATcgctgcatgactgtgatatgtgGCATGCTTTTTTCCTTTATAGACAGTCCAtaggaaggtttttttttctgtcaaggatttcattattttttctttattcattttttttgccactaaaaaaaatgaaaatagtgaAACACGTCCATCACAATTGATGTGGCatcttcaaataaaataaaattacactttttaaTCCCAAGGGAAATTGCTGTGCAGCAGTTGCAATACAATGttgtaaaagacaaaagactAAGAAAAACGCAAGGTTTATACACTATATATAGTAGTAATGATAAATATGGTAGGGTTTATATAGTTATGCTGTGCAGTGTTTAATCTGAGATAGTGTAATTTTAAGTGTGTGATTCAGagtaataatttattataaaaatatttgccAATCAACTTGtgaattaaatcattaaatcattttagatttagttCAAATACACAGTTGTTTGAGACTGTTAGGATAAGTATTGTTATTGCAGTGGTTTCCAAACTGGGGGCATAGAGTAGTTGTGCacgtaaccacaaaaaaaaagaagtgaaactAATTTTAAACAGCCTATGATCACAGTAGACAGCTTGACCTGTTAGACGCCAGTGTTACTGATAAAATGTTTTGCTGCATTTCATTGCTATAATTGCTGGAACTGAGCCATCATCATTTTTGTTGTGAGTTCCACCTGTGTTTTTCCATCATGACAAGTTTAAGTGTTGTGATGCCAGCAAGGCTATCAAGATCAAGGTTAATCAGATTTAGTCAGAAACCAGACAACATAGGAGTTGACAGATTTTTGGCCATGAAGAAAAACTCACAAGGCAGAATTGTCTGTCAAATTCACACCATAAAGAAGTCTATCATGCTCTCACTGTGGAAGAaccttgtgtcttttgtgtgtgcagtgtttcACTTTTGCAACAGAAAAGGGTGAGAAAAGAGAAATGTGTTAAAAGAAGCAGGCAGTTAGGCATTCCAGTGTATTGTAATTCATGTTGACTGAGGAAACTTGACTTCTTCACCTCCTCTTGGATGTTTTCAGACTTTGGCTAATCATTTCAGAGGGAGGTCGTTTATTGGCTgttatgtgcatgcatgtcccTTCAGATGGTGAATGTTCAATGGCAAAAGTCCTGCAGAAAGAGTTGCTATTCCAGCACTGGCAACAACTGCAAACCAACCCCAAAAACAGAAAGATGGACTTCTCAAAAGGAGATTCTAAAAGAGAGTCTAATAATAGACAATAAAACGTCTGCTAGCCATAGCCAAAAGGCTCACAATTGCAGTGACTTCAAGTTCATGTTTATGTAGCTACATAGAACCACAAATCACAGTTTGTCATCTCAAAAGGGTTTACATGCCCACAAGAAAACTGGACATAGGTGCATATAGTttgcatttcttattttatgctTGTTTTGTGGAAAGGATtgaggacagagaggggagaTCTGCTGGAGGAGGGCTGTATTATCATATTCTGGTCTatctttattctttttcttttttgccttttccaGAAAACTGTAACCACTTCAGAAGTTAATTAGAGCAAGTGCAGTCACAGTGACTGGTTCATGTTCTTTGTCATTCACATTTCATCTTTCTGTCttgctttttgcttttttttttggttaattggggcttgtttttgttttcatgtcaaaGCCTCAGAACAGACTGAAACATCCAGGTGTAAAAGTGTTGTACCAAAGACTAATTGTAAGAAAGGTAGCTGCTTTTAGACAAGCTGCTTTAGTCTCTGGGTGACAGGCAGCCTTCTGACTCACAGCACATTCAATAGCACCCACATTAGATACTTTGTCGGGAGTAGCTGAAACTTGATACGTGTCCCGTTGCAGGAACCCGGATCATCTATGACCGTAAGTTCCTACTGGACAGGCGCAACTCTCCCATTGCCCAGACTCCCCCGGCTCACCTGCCTGTCATCCCTGGAGTgaccagccgaaatgtcctGAGAGAGAACAAGAAGAATGAAGCCAACAACCACATCAACAACCATGATGGCAAGCCCGCAACCGGTAAGAGTTACATGGATTAAGTAACTAACTTATGTAATAGAAAGTGTTTAGTTGGTGCAGTCACCAGTCCCTCTCTTCTCAAACATGTGACAGACACACCCCCTGCTGTAATTATTTCACTTATTgacagagattaaaaaaaatccacccaGCCTGTTCCAGACATGTCTCAACACTAGGAATAGGCGTttagaagaaacctgccaactttatctacattacattacattacatgtcatttagcagatgcttttgtccaaagcgacttatgcattcaacctgatggtactagacatagaccacaggaatcaagtaagtatctataacgttaacgatcaattaatcgattaatggctgcatgcatacatgggcaaaataaaagatatatatacagtactaagcaaaagcctgttttgataacggacgcttttattttgaatggacgaaaagagacttcccgTCCATCCTTAAACTAATTCACGctagattaaactgtaaagataaagagttcaatgttttatgttttagccctgaagaggcatgaggctagttttcacagtaatcttgcatatttaaatgtgttttatgtttaaataagctagttttgctccaattaatactcttgtatttctatgtgctttataattgttattgcccCTTTCAGTTTGCacactgtagctttatccaacttaattctcagctcattggcttgttcacgtacggccgcagaactgaacactGGCCCTATTtaagttcagtgagtactgatacacagtcatagatcaaattaaaatgaaaaaatatacagatcgattaaaaattccatgtgatcgaccaaattcttaacaaccattaaaaaATCATTGATCAATTATTTCCATCCCTACTTAACacctttgggttttttttatatttttcaggtgATGATGCTCAGTTTGAAATGGACATCTAACAGACTGGAACCACACCAGCAAAAGCAAATGACCTGGCATCACACGTGCCAGTGGCTTGGCTTGTAGAAACCAATGTTGTGAGCCCTCATGGCAGCCATCTTCTTTAGCTCTCTGTCTCGCTGCTGGATGTAATGTGTGTAAACCATGGGGATTCAGTGtgtcatacatacatgtacagcGCGGCCAACTCTGGAAACTATGTTTATTTGTGTAGCTTTCCATGGTTACCAGCTGCTGTACAAACCACACAATGAGGGAGCGGGCCTGAATATAATGTACCCAGACACATTGTCCAATTAGCAGATTGCAGTGCTTATCTTCCAGCTTTCTGAGTCAGGATCTTTAACAGGGCACACTGTAAAACTGACAATATTCCAAGTTAATTAGGGGAGGAAGTGGTATTTCTTTAGTACTGGCCTTAGAATCAGTCAAAAGCTTTGATATTCATCACAGTCTGGtttttaaagacccttttaagcttttatttaagtgatttttatttcttttttgtttttgtttttggaactACTTGAAAAGCTCCACAATCTATTATCGGTTGTTTGGTCTGTTAAGTTTCCCATGATGATATGCAAAGGGAcgctgtgttgttttttattttgcgtTTAGGTGAAGTTTTCATGCCATTCCAAGACTTTAGTTTCCATAACCGACACAAGCATGTGTTAGTTTCTAATTTTCAGGGGAAAacttattttaatacattttaggcaGCAATTATAATTGTCATCATCAAATGATTGTATTTCCCACTATTGCATAAAGCTTATATAAATCAAGCAattgaaaacaagcatttttattCAGAATTAATTGTCAGAATATCAAGCCACTCGAATCATCAATATCGTGACTTTGCTAAGTTTTTTAGTTACACATTTCTCTCCTGCCGAGAAAGGATTTCTCCAGATTTGATGTCAGGTTTTCTTGTCTTCATAATCTGATAAATGGAAGAATTACTTGGCAACATCTATCAGGTGTTTTTGACTATCCAGACGAGATAAACATTTAGATTCATGTGAAAGCGGTTGATATCCCTCTCGTAATTTTTGGGTGAAATACAAGAAGATTTTTGAAAAACTTGAAGTAAACCAGatgttttatatgcattttattttttaatacagtTTCTTAGTATTGAGGGTATTTGTTTGGGCACTATCAGCACTGTCAGGCCTTTGGATTTGTTTTACGAGAGTCAAAGAAGCAGAAGACATTGTTTGCATCAGGCTTGATAGATGTTGTCCCTTCATCTACAAATCTGTCCCCAGTGTCCTTAATCCATCATACAAAACCTTATTCTTTCCACGTGTCATGTCTCTCCATGCCTTACTTCAAATgcagtaactcaaataaaacTAGGTTCCTAGTCATCAATTTGTACTTTCCaacagatgtttattttttcactgtAACATTGAACAGGTGACATTGTACTTGGCAATTGAGCAAAACAAgaactttttacatttcttttttttcatcctcaAGCAGCTGTGAAGTTTGAAAGTGTGATGGGGCACATTTCATTTTGGGATGCTGAAGTTTAGATGTGGTTAAAAGAATGCCACATGCTCATTTAGTCCCaataatttgtttgttgttttttttttttacaccacagTCATAGTCCTGTCTGCTAATTGTACTCTGTCCAAGTAGCAGCTCTTAACTTGGAAAATAAATCACCATCAAGttcccatttttttaaattaaaaatgaattcacACAACAAGTTTGTTTCTCTGTATGACTGGAGCCGCTGAATGGCTGAAATGATGTCTATcaaagattttctttttttctttttggctttgtaattaattctgGCCATGTTTGATGACAAATACAACAAGGGGGTTGCTTGAACCCAATTCGCATTGCACATTTTTGGCGTTGAAACTTTCTATTACGGCATCATAATTCAGATTGCAGATTTATTTCAAATCAGTTTGGTTTGACAATGAGGGCTTAACATTGTGTGTTGAAAGAGATTTGAAACAAACT
Encoded here:
- the eif4ebp2 gene encoding eukaryotic translation initiation factor 4E-binding protein 2; translated protein: MTSRQHSESRAIPTRTVLINDTTQLPHDYCTTPGGTLFSTTPGGTRIIYDRKFLLDRRNSPIAQTPPAHLPVIPGVTSRNVLRENKKNEANNHINNHDGKPATGDDAQFEMDI